TCTTGTAGGAAGTTTTAACCCTGTGTCAGCCTCCTCTATCCCGGCTAGCCTGTGTGTAAAAAGCGGTGAGACTCCCCATCCTTGTCCCTCGTATTAAACAACATGAGACAGATGTCAAAAGCCAGCCTCCAACTTTGGTCCCTTTGAAGATCCTGGCCAGATAATCCTACTCACGcactcctccctcccacagctcGCAGGATTAAGGACCAACGTGCCTCTAGACTCGGAGAATCCCTACCTTTGCCCCAGCCATGAGCCGGCGTGTTGTTCGGCAGAGCAAGTTCCGCCATGTATTTGGTCAGGCAGCAAAGGCTGACCAAGCCTATGAGGACATCCGGGTATCCAAGGTCACATGGGACAGCGCCTTCTGTGCCGTCAACCCCAAATTTCTAGCCATTAttgtggaggctggaggtggaGGTGCCTTCATCGTCCTGCCTCTGGCCAAGGTGAGGGGTGAGGGAAAGAAAGCAGTTGGGCAGGCACTGGCTGCGGTCTCTGGGATATATCCCACACTAGCCTTTTCTCACTGAAGTCCAGGCCTCCAGAAGGGCAGTCTGTGTGGATTAGGTATTCTGTCTTTGCCAAACCCACTCAAAGAAGGGTGGAGAACAGCAACATCAGGGTGACCTGGGCCAGCTCTCTAGGCTGCGGAGCACTGTGTTCCTAGCAGAATTCAAGATGGGAGTTAGTGATGGAGACGGTTGTGCAGCAGGCCAAAGTCAGTCAGACTCTAACCTTATCTTTCCCTAGtgtcagagaaagacagagtcagagagatggagacccacagacacacacagaaacagagacagagggacagatatacaaacacacacacacagagagagagagagagagagagagagagagagagagagagagagagagagagagagagttcaaacTCTGATCCTGGGAGTGGGatgaaactaaaaagagaaattacaATAATCAGAGTCTTCCCTCCCCTGCACATGAGGGAAAGGGCCAGGCACTAACTGCCACCTTTGCAGACACGTAGCCATCTGTACCCCAGGAGAGATACCCCAAAGCATAACCTTGACCTAGATACTGAGCCCTATAACTTGCTAAAGAAGACCTCACAAGTGGTGGGGTCAGGTCAGGCCTGACAATAGCCTATGACTCACGCTGGACAATGCAGACACCATCCAGAGACACCATCCCAAGGGCTCACATTTCAGCCCGAGCCACCTCCTCCCCTGGTGCAACTGCCATTTCAATGCCATTTAGTCACCCTCTCTCCCAGACTGTGTGCCTTGGGCCAATGCCAACCCCTGCAGAGTCTTCAGAGCTCCCACAACTTACTcatgaagacaaaaagaaaagcgAGTGCCAGCTCCTGGTCAGGGATACTCAGCACCaagactgcctgcctgctgtctgtggctccagggtGAAACCAAGGGAGAGGTCTGTGCCAGGGGCTAAGCCACTACGGTCAGGGTCACTCACTTAGACCTCTCTCCAGGGGTTTGCCAAAGGTACTCCAACTTGGGGGACAGGCTCAAATACATCCTCCTCACAGGGTGTGTGGGTACATGCCCGTATGCCGCTGGGAAGACCAAtgcaagaccagcctaggctaatAAACATAATGAGACtttgtgttaaaaacaaaaaacaaaaacaaacaaacaaacaaaacactggacCTTAATTTGAGTCTGGGTTCCATGTCCTGCTGTGGGTCCTTGGTTAGGTCGGCCTGTCTCTCTGAATCAGACTCCCTAATACAAAGGCTTTCACACTGTGCATCTCCAGCAAAGTTCAAGGagtggactgggggtgggggtggggttagatTCTGGAAAAGGTCTGCAAAGAGAAAACTAATAACATAGAATCGAGAGGTAAACAAATCTACTGCCCACTCCAAAACCACATACAGGAGGGCAAGGGCCTGGGATGTAGCTCACTGGTTGACCATTTACTTAGCAAGTGccgggccctgggttccattcccagcagtgcttgtgcatgcacacacacacacacacacacacacacacacacacacgaatgacaGTAATCCCATATCTCCCTCTCTGACCCCTCCAGACAGGACGAGTGGATAAGAACTACCCACTGGTCACTGGGCACACTGGCCCTGTGCTGGACATTGACTGGTGCCCACACAATGACAACGTCATCGCCAGTGCCTCAGATGACACCACTGTCATGGTAGGAGACTAGTGGATGCTGCCAAGCTGGGCTGGGGAATGGGGAGGTGTCTCACCTGTGCTGGGGAAGGTGATGGAAGGGGCAGAGGCCGGGAGCTCTGCCCTGTCCTGCTCAGTTCCCAgattatttttagttaaataCATACCCGCGCCCTCCCAGAGTGCACTGCCTAGAACTAATTATAACCATGGATAACTTGGAGCCCTAAGAGCAGGGGTACAGCACTCTGAAGTTTTCTTGACAGAGTGAGGCGGTCTTTGGAGAGCTCACAACTGCTGCTTCGCGGTGCTGGTACCACCAAGGTTTTTCCTGTATTTGACCCGAACCACTCAAGAAGTCCAATAGCACTAAGTGGGCGGAGCCATCTTTGAATCCCACCTACTTGTTGCCTCTCTTCCTACCTAGGTGTGGCAGATTCCAGACTACACCCCTGTGAGAAACATCACAGAACCTGTCATCACACTCGAGGGCCACTCCAAGCGTGTGGGCATCCTATCTTGGCATCCTACTGCCAGGAATGTCCTGCTCAGTGCAGGTCTGGGGTGGGGCTAAGGAGGGTCCCTACTATAGATGAGGGTGGGAGTGAGGAAGGTGGGCCTCGGATGATATGCCTGGTCACTCTGGACAGGTGGTGATAATGTGATCATCATCTGGAATGTGGGCACTGGGGAGGTACTGCTGAGCCTGGACGACATACACCCTGACGTCATCCACAGTGTGTGTTGGAACAGCAATGGTAGCTTGCTGGCCACCACATGCAAGGACAAGACCTTGCGCATCATTGACCCCCGGAAGAGTCAAGTGGTTGCGGTGAGTGCCTGGCCTGGCTGCCTACTCCCTAGCTAGCTAGCACCCTTTGTTTAACACGAGCTGTTAGTGCCTGATGCCCAGTCATCAGAGCCTCTGGTCCCAGCTTTTACCTGTTTTATCCCTACTTCCGAGATTAGTCGTGACCCAACCCCCTCCGCACCCCTTGCAGGCTCAACAGCCTCAATCCCTACCCTGAGTAAACTCCCAGACTGCAACCCGGTTCGCTCCCCTCCCATACATCTAAGAGCTCCGAGAAGGGCTCCTTGCTTTGAGGAGGGAGAAGCTGGAAACTCCATCCTCCAACCAGAACCTGCATGAAACCTGAGCTCCAGGACcctctcctctcagatatccAACGCCATCTTCCAGGGTCTGGGGCCTGACTACCGAGACCTGGCCCCCTTTCCACCCATTGATTGACCTACTGGGTGGGAATGAAATAACCCTCAAGCGTTACTTGTCCCAGTTGGGTGCCCTGGGAGGCCAGTGGCCTTGTCCTGGCCAGCCTCCTTCTAACCTGGGATGTCGGGTGCCTGCATGTCTGCTCGGAGCACAGGCGCGGCGCGGCTGGGAGCGGGAGGGCGGGTGGGCGGGCACTCTAACCCACTAACCCTGCGAGCAGGAGCGAGCCCGGCCTCACGAGGGCGCCCGCCCACTGCGGGCCGTCTTCACCGCAGACGGGAAGCTGCTCAGCACCGGCTTCAGCAGGATGAGTGAGCGGCAACTCGCACTCTGGGACCCGGTAGGCCAGGCGGAGGCGGGCTCATTGGCTCGCTTTGCAGGCTCAACCAGGAGCACCCTCCTGAGTGGTAGCCCAACCCAAGAGGCCCAAGTGGAGTACGGGGCTCCCTTGTGGGTAGAACACTACTGCAACGCTAGGATGCCTGCAGACATCACCCGCCCCAGGGATCAGCCTTTGAGGGTGCATAAGGACTGGAACCTGCTGAGAGCTCCAGGTCTCCTGCTCTCTCACAGCCCTGATCTCCAGGCCATGGTCCTGCCACTGACCTCGGAGAAGCTGCGTTCTTAGAACtccttttccccacccccaccccacactcagGTTGGCAAGGTTGCTCAGTTTTCCATCTCCCGAAGGCAGGCAGCAAGGTGAtgctcctcccttctcccccttcctcccaggaGAGGTTTGCAGCCCACGAGGGGATGAGACCCATGAGGGCTGTCTTCACGCGGCTGGGTCATATCTTCACCACGGGATTCACCCGCATGAGCCAGCGAGAGCTAGGCCTGTGGGACCCGGTAACACAGCTGGAGGCTTGGGATGTGTGCCCCGGGGGCTGGCATCACGGGCGAGGGGCCAGATGCCCCGCACCCGCAGGGTATGCCCATTCCGACAGGGCTGAAGGTTGCTGCCACCTCACACCCAACAATGCCCAGTTTTGCTGCGTCGCCTGAAGGAGCTCGCGCTGGCGCCCCCTCCTGGTGATGCCTAGTCCCTGGGGGTGGTTTGCTGTGACTGCATGCAACCGCACAGGGTGTTCCTGTGCgagggaaagggaaagatgcGTCTAGGAGAAGAGCCTGTAGCTCTCACCAGAACTGTCTTGGAAACGCATGGGATTTGGGGTGGCCATAAAGCGAATTCTGATGTAACCCGAGAGGAGGAGCAGGGCTGGTCACTCTCCCTGTGCTCGGCAGAACAATTTCGAAGAGCCAGTGGCCCTGCAGGAGATGGACACAAGCAACGGAGTGTTACTACCATTCTACGATCCTGACTCAAGCATCGTCTACTTGTGTGGCAAGGTGCTGGAGGCTGGGCTGGAAGAACCAGGGCCAGGATGAAGATGTGAGCACTCTGTCTGGCAGTGCCATCTAAACTGGCTGGTTTTGCAGGGTGACAGTAGCATTCGGTACTTTGAAATTACGGAAGAACCACCTTTCGTGCATTATCTGAACACATTTAGCAGCAAAGAACCGCAACGGGGTATGGGTTTCATGCCCAAGCGGGGACTGGATGTCAGCAAATGTGAAATCGCCAGGTCAGCACTTTTgtccctcctgcccccccccccccgcctctgttCCTCATGTCAGCTCCGGGGCTCCCCCTAATTGTGCTGTTctttgggaaaaagaaaggagccaTACTAGTATTTTTCAGTGACAGTCCCAGCACTGTCCCACTAGCCTGACATTCCAACAGAGGTGTTTTAACCCAACACTGATAATGTGTGAATGGTAGTTACTCGGCGTGTTGACTTTCAACACCTTAGTCACAGACATAGGGATTTTAAAAAGGATGGGGAGTCGGCAGGAATGTTGAATTCCCCCTTCCTCATAGGTTCTACAAGCTGCACGAACGAAAGTGTGAACCCATCATCATGACTGTACCTCGAAAGGTGAGGAAGGAGGGCGTTGGCTGGGAAGCATCAAAACACAGCCATCCAGCACTCAGCTCACACAGGCCCTCCTGTCCACCCATCTCCTCAGTCAGACCTGTTCCAGGATGACCTATACCCAGACACGCCTGGCCCCGAGCCTGCCCTGGAAGCTGATGAGTGGCTATCGGGTCAGGATGCAGAACCTGTGCTCATTTCGCTGAAGGAAGGCTACGTTCCTCCCAAACATCGTGAGCTCCGGGTCACCAAACGCAACATCCTAGATGTGCGCCCGCCGGCCAGTCCTCGGCGCAGCCAGTCCGCCAGCGAGGCCCCCTTGTCGGTAAGCTCTGAGACTTGACCACGCCGACCCTGACTCTATTACCTGCCTCCTGCTCTCTGCCATGGTCTCTTTTGTCTCCCACATTCCAGCAGCAGCACACCCTGGAGACATTGCTGGAGGAGATCAAGGCCCTCCGAGAGCGAGTGCAGGCCCAAGAGGAGCGCATCACTGCATTGGAAAACATGCTCTGTGAGCTGGTGGACGGCACGGACTAGCACTGCATACGCACTGTGAAGCTCTGCACACTGCAGACCCAATGGGGCAGGGCGCACCGATAGGCAGCACAGGCTTTTGGTCTGGAACTCTGCACCCTGCCTCGTGGGGTTGGAATTAGggcagagaccagaaaagaaactccatcTCCCACAAGAGGCCTGAACACACAGATCTTAAGTGGCAGGGACTGAGCACCATACTAGGTCCCCAGACATTGCAAGATCAGGCCTCGGGGAAGCCTGGGGTAATGTGGCCTTAGCAGTGGTGCTTCATGGTGAGGTGgtgtccctctctgtcccttacCCTGGGCAGGGGAAGTGCTTAGTATTAGCATGATCCTGGGGATACTGAGGGGCCTAGGCCTGACCTCACAGGAATGGCGATTCAACAGATATCCCCAGAACCTCAGGAAATTTCCAGTATTTCTCCTAATAAGCAGCACCCAGTTTCTATTGCCAGAAGGGCTTAACCCACTGGCTTCAACCATAAGTCTATGGCAGAGGGCTCTTCCCATCTTCCCACTTCCAAAGACGGCAGCTTCTTGGAGACAAACAGACCCCACCAGAGAAATCTCAGGAGAACTGGCACACAGAAGCaggttcaacacacacacacacacacacacacacacacacacacacacacacacacaccagcactctGCTAACTCTTTTAGAAACACTGAGGCATTATTAATGAAATACTTCACTAAGTACAAGTCTGTGCCTCCCGCACGGAGAACCAATATGCCACCCCCATTCCCCAAAGCACCATGAGGGAACCAGGTCTTGCCCAAACTAGGGGGCACCTCCGTCCCTTTTGGAAGCCCAAGGAGACTTAGCAAATGCAAACTGGACTGAGGACCCACCTGGCAGCTTTTTATCCCAGGTCATCCATCTTTGCATTGAGGTTCCcaatcccccacccaccccccaccccccgtgggCACTTCTCCCCAATAAAGTTAGGTAGGACTGCATCTGGTTTGAAACCGCTTTTATTTGTGCCTCAGAATCAGTCTGGTGCCCCTGGcatcagggaagggaagaggaagaacaatGTCGCTTTGTTGCTCTTTTCTTGACCCCCTTTTGTGCCCCTTCTGAGCCCCTGGCAGAGAGAAGCCAGCCAGAAGGCAGCCCAGGACAAGGGTGTGGCCCCTGCTTCATGGGGCCTGTGCTTCTTTAGGTGGGTAGGGTGGAAAAGGGAGAGCCGGGGTTAGCACCATTGGATAAAGGGTGTTAGTCGGCCCCTGAATGGGGGCAAGAGGGGTGCACAACCACAGAGGGCTAGCAGCAGCTGGTAAGAAGGGGTGGGTGGTGACAGTGGTGCCAGGGCCCTCATCAACCCTTTTGTGTCGGGTCTAGTGCTTGCCCCCAAGCCGATATGCTGCCCCATTCCCCAAGGCACCGTGGGGGAACCAGGCCTTGCCCAAACTAGGGGGCACCTTAGGCACACTTCCTGATCACAAGAAAAACGTGCTGCGGGCATGGGTTCCAATTCCTGGCTGCCTAAGGAGAAGCTAGGACCACCCTGAGACACAGGACAGGTGtgaggactggggggggggggggggcaccccgCTAAGTGCACTTGACGCTGAAATGccggggtggggaggagctgggccCTTGACGTGCTGGTTTGTGTCTGGGACAAAGCAGCGCGACACAGCACGCAGGGCGATCAGCTGCCTCCCAGGGGTGAAGAGCTGAGATGCGAAGGCTTCAGGGACAGTGTCCTGGAGAGGGGTCAATGAGCAAGAAGGAGGACCAGCCATAAGGAACAAGGGACGGGAC
This sequence is a window from Mus pahari chromosome 14, PAHARI_EIJ_v1.1, whole genome shotgun sequence. Protein-coding genes within it:
- the Coro6 gene encoding coronin-6 isoform X5, which produces MSRRVVRQSKFRHVFGQAAKADQAYEDIRVSKVTWDSAFCAVNPKFLAIIVEAGGGGAFIVLPLAKTGRVDKNYPLVTGHTGPVLDIDWCPHNDNVIASASDDTTVMVWQIPDYTPVRNITEPVITLEGHSKRVGILSWHPTARNVLLSAGGDNVIIIWNVGTGEVLLSLDDIHPDVIHSVCWNSNGSLLATTCKDKTLRIIDPRKSQVVAERARPHEGARPLRAVFTADGKLLSTGFSRMSERQLALWDPNNFEEPVALQEMDTSNGVLLPFYDPDSSIVYLCGKGDSSIRYFEITEEPPFVHYLNTFSSKEPQRGMGFMPKRGLDVSKCEIARFYKLHERKCEPIIMTVPRKSDLFQDDLYPDTPGPEPALEADEWLSGQDAEPVLISLKEGYVPPKHRELRVTKRNILDVRPPASPRRSQSASEAPLSQQHTLETLLEEIKALRERVQAQEERITALENMLCELVDGTD
- the Coro6 gene encoding coronin-6 isoform X4; translated protein: MSRRVVRQSKFRHVFGQAAKADQAYEDIRVSKVTWDSAFCAVNPKFLAIIVEAGGGGAFIVLPLAKTGRVDKNYPLVTGHTGPVLDIDWCPHNDNVIASASDDTTVMVWQIPDYTPVRNITEPVITLEGHSKRVGILSWHPTARNVLLSAGGDNVIIIWNVGTGEVLLSLDDIHPDVIHSVCWNSNGSLLATTCKDKTLRIIDPRKSQVVANNFEEPVALQEMDTSNGVLLPFYDPDSSIVYLCGKGDSSIRYFEITEEPPFVHYLNTFSSKEPQRGMGFMPKRGLDVSKCEIARFYKLHERKCEPIIMTVPRKSDLFQDDLYPDTPGPEPALEADEWLSGQDAEPVLISLKEGYVPPKHRELRVTKRNILDVRPPASPRRSQSASEAPLSQHTLETLLEEIKALRERVQAQEERITALENMLCELVDGTD
- the Coro6 gene encoding coronin-6 isoform X2, with the translated sequence MSRRVVRQSKFRHVFGQAAKADQAYEDIRVSKVTWDSAFCAVNPKFLAIIVEAGGGGAFIVLPLAKTGRVDKNYPLVTGHTGPVLDIDWCPHNDNVIASASDDTTVMVWQIPDYTPVRNITEPVITLEGHSKRVGILSWHPTARNVLLSAGGDNVIIIWNVGTGEVLLSLDDIHPDVIHSVCWNSNGSLLATTCKDKTLRIIDPRKSQVVAERFAAHEGMRPMRAVFTRLGHIFTTGFTRMSQRELGLWDPNNFEEPVALQEMDTSNGVLLPFYDPDSSIVYLCGKGDSSIRYFEITEEPPFVHYLNTFSSKEPQRGMGFMPKRGLDVSKCEIARFYKLHERKCEPIIMTVPRKSDLFQDDLYPDTPGPEPALEADEWLSGQDAEPVLISLKEGYVPPKHRELRVTKRNILDVRPPASPRRSQSASEAPLSQHTLETLLEEIKALRERVQAQEERITALENMLCELVDGTD
- the Coro6 gene encoding coronin-6 isoform X1, with protein sequence MSRRVVRQSKFRHVFGQAAKADQAYEDIRVSKVTWDSAFCAVNPKFLAIIVEAGGGGAFIVLPLAKTGRVDKNYPLVTGHTGPVLDIDWCPHNDNVIASASDDTTVMVWQIPDYTPVRNITEPVITLEGHSKRVGILSWHPTARNVLLSAGGDNVIIIWNVGTGEVLLSLDDIHPDVIHSVCWNSNGSLLATTCKDKTLRIIDPRKSQVVAERFAAHEGMRPMRAVFTRLGHIFTTGFTRMSQRELGLWDPNNFEEPVALQEMDTSNGVLLPFYDPDSSIVYLCGKGDSSIRYFEITEEPPFVHYLNTFSSKEPQRGMGFMPKRGLDVSKCEIARFYKLHERKCEPIIMTVPRKSDLFQDDLYPDTPGPEPALEADEWLSGQDAEPVLISLKEGYVPPKHRELRVTKRNILDVRPPASPRRSQSASEAPLSQQHTLETLLEEIKALRERVQAQEERITALENMLCELVDGTD
- the Coro6 gene encoding coronin-6 isoform X3; the encoded protein is MSRRVVRQSKFRHVFGQAAKADQAYEDIRVSKVTWDSAFCAVNPKFLAIIVEAGGGGAFIVLPLAKTGRVDKNYPLVTGHTGPVLDIDWCPHNDNVIASASDDTTVMVWQIPDYTPVRNITEPVITLEGHSKRVGILSWHPTARNVLLSAGGDNVIIIWNVGTGEVLLSLDDIHPDVIHSVCWNSNGSLLATTCKDKTLRIIDPRKSQVVANNFEEPVALQEMDTSNGVLLPFYDPDSSIVYLCGKGDSSIRYFEITEEPPFVHYLNTFSSKEPQRGMGFMPKRGLDVSKCEIARFYKLHERKCEPIIMTVPRKSDLFQDDLYPDTPGPEPALEADEWLSGQDAEPVLISLKEGYVPPKHRELRVTKRNILDVRPPASPRRSQSASEAPLSQQHTLETLLEEIKALRERVQAQEERITALENMLCELVDGTD